One window from the genome of Acidobacteriota bacterium encodes:
- a CDS encoding ribosome maturation factor RimP has product MTELAEKVEFLLRGAVEEQGLELVHVQFLGRRRSPLLRVYIDKPGGVTLEDCQSVSRQAGVLLDVEDLISGRYVLEVSSPGLDRPLFRVEDYRRFSGREVRLVTREKIDSRHKFTGFIQDLRDGVVELDCQDKTYRIPFGMIARANLVHRFADSFRK; this is encoded by the coding sequence ATGACGGAATTGGCTGAGAAGGTGGAATTCCTGCTGCGCGGGGCCGTAGAGGAACAGGGGCTGGAACTGGTTCATGTCCAGTTCCTTGGCCGCCGCCGGAGTCCTTTGTTGAGAGTCTACATCGACAAGCCCGGAGGCGTTACGTTGGAGGACTGCCAGAGTGTCAGCCGGCAGGCGGGCGTGCTGCTGGACGTGGAGGATCTGATCTCCGGCCGGTACGTGCTGGAGGTGTCTTCTCCGGGTCTGGACCGCCCTCTCTTCCGCGTGGAGGACTACCGGCGATTCTCGGGACGCGAGGTGCGCCTCGTCACCCGCGAGAAGATCGACAGCCGTCACAAGTTCACGGGTTTCATCCAGGACCTTCGTGACGGCGTCGTGGAGTTGGACTGCCAGGACAAGACTTACCGGATCCCCTTCGGGATGATCGCCAGGGCCAACCTGGTCCACCGGTTCGCCGACTCGTTCCGGAAGTAG